The genomic segment ATATGGTACCATGTTGTGCGATGTTCAGTGCCTGAAAAGGGCTTAACTAACTGTGTACATTTTCTAATTCAGGATTATATGTTGGTAAATGTTGAACCTCTTGCATATGCAGCAGAATTTAAAGTTCTGTGGCGCTTAAACAAGCAATTTGAGATGATCCTGCTGTGCTTGAGGCGCTCAAAAGTCCATCAGGCCGAGATGAAAGTctattaaaaatgcagaaaccaGAATCTTTTCcatctcattttatttcttaccTTCTGGACTCCCGTTGGAACAGAGGTGTGAAGGCCTCAGGCAGCGAGGAAAAAGCTCACGGCCGAAAGAAGAACCGAGACAAGAAGCGAGGAGGCTACTGCGAGTGTTGTATGATCAAATACGACAGCCTCACAATGGTAAGATAACATTTTAGTCAAACTGTCACACGACACAGAGCATATGTGTTTCAAATCCTGTatatcttcatttttaaaggCTTCTTAAACTGTAATTTACTTGAAATAACCTTAATTGTTGCTTGGATCACACGAcaaaatgatattttatcaaaGCGTAGATATGGTTTCACTTTATTAAACTGGAAATTTGCtacaaaataatattaaattagAAGCTCAGCAAACAATATTAAGCTCCAGTTAGTCAGTAATTCAGCTTTTATATGAACAATGTATggaaacagacatttaaaaccCCACATTTCTCATCTTGATGATATTGATGCTGTAATAATGCATGTTTTATGGtccagtgtgttttattttcattttgctttcagTTCTAATTGTATGAATGAAATGTATTAATGCTGAGATGGGTCATATCAATGCTTGACTCGAGAAAATAACCGAGGTTTACTGAAATTGGAATCTATTTTCAGTCTCACAACGATGGGAGGAGGAGTGCTGTGGTGTAATCATGGAAATGATGCTCATCATCTGATCGCTCAGTCAATTACCTTCCCTCCCAGTTTGTCATGTAGCTGAAGCTTATAGAAGGAGCTTTTTTTCATATAGGTGCTTGTGCAGCAGAGAAAATGTTCCCCTCGGTAGCCTTTTACCGGGCAGCTGTGATTATCAATTATTTAAACGGGTGATTTTTGTTCAGCATCTGCACAGCGAACGTCACAAGGCTTTCTCCAGGAGTGATAAATACTCGGTGGTGGACAGACTGATCTCATCTCTGCCCTGCGACTTCATCCACTTCCAAACCAAAGTCAAAAggtaaattttattttgaaactttaaaCTATGTTAGTACAGCACATGTGAACCCAGCTCTCATGACCAAATCTGTTGTACAGTTAACTtctgatttatcatttatttgacTGGTAGGTTTCTTATGGCTGGAAATGACGTAAATAAGTGACAAAGACAGTAAGGCATTGTGTTCGATGAtgagctgtttctgtgtttgtattttttatgtttttattaaaatgtcatGCCCAATATTACTCACATTTGTGGAAATTGCTGCATGTTATTTAGAAAATGCAGCCAAATGTTCCTGGTAATTTCTACCAGATTCTAGAGTGTTCTAATCTCTAGTCAAGTGCAAGTCGTGGCTAAAACCAAAGAGTTCAGTGAGATGAAAATGGTGATGGTTGGACGCAAAGAAAGGAGAAGCATTCACGGTCAAGAACAGCATCCCCACGCTCAAACATGATGATGGGAATGTGATGCTTTGTCTGGTCAAAGGAAACCGCTtcatgagaaaagaggaaacattGAGCATCAGGCAGTCTACAGAAAAACTGCTCCGTGGGCAGCATTGGAGCTTCCAACAAGataatgatgtgaaacatggagcCGACGGGGTGAAGAAATGgtgaagagaaaagaatgaGAAGATGTTGGAGCGGCCCagacagagtccagacctgaatccatccAGAATGTGTGGAGGAAGTGAAGAGCAGAATGATGGAGAGGAAGCCTTCATGGAGCTGGAGATGGACACTTGGAGGAACTAAGTCCCAGTGGAGACCTGCAGAAACACTGTTAGACACTAGAACTACTGATGTGGAGGGAAATCGAGATTTTggatatgacatttttagtaaaaaattaagaagaaaaaagcataaaaataatatttttaaaaataatgaacatCGAACACaatgtctttttgtcttttgtcacttgtttacaTAATTTCtagtcagaaaaaaaactgttggtCAAATAAACATTCACTACAAATCAACATTTTGCATGGTCCTGAATCATATGGGactttacactaccgttcaaaagtttggggtctcttagaaatgtccttatttttgaaagaaaagcattttttcacaatgaagataacattaaatcaatcagaaatccaCTCcaggcattgttaatgtggtaaatgactattctagctggaaacagctgattgttaatggaatatccccataggagtacagaggaacatttccagcaaccatcactcctgtgttctaatgctacattgtgttagctaatggtgttgaaaggctcattgatgattagaaaacccttgtgcagttatgttggcacatggataaaagtgtgagttttcatggaaaacatgaaattgtctgggtgatcccaaacttttgaacaatagtgtacatatatattttacGGCTGTTTATTACTCTCAACTACCTTCTGATTTTTCTTTGATTCCTATCAGACCAAAGTGCAGCGTTTCCTCTGCTATCATCATTCCTGGACCATGTGGGAGACCCGACTTCAGACAAGAAGGAGATGTTGAGACTGTGGATGGAGATGAGGGGTCATATTCAGAACACAATTTAAAAGTGAGATCAACAGCCGATTCTTCAGCTCTGATTCACGGAGATGGCATTCGGAGGAAGTGTAGCACTTACTCAAACAGATCCAAACACAAATCTCTTGCACGAAAGCGGCCGTGTAGACAGAATTCTTTGACTTCTTACACAGAAAAGGCTGAACTGACTCAAATTTCTGAGGTACAGTCGGAAACAAGCCACTATTTTCCATCCAGAGTCCCGCAGACTGAGCAGGTGAATCACATATCTCACAGAAACACAAGCAGCTCAACCTCTCCTCTTCATAATATGGACATCCACAGTGAAAGAAACCTCAGTGGTAAGAGAAATGTTCCAGAGGATCCTGATACGAACAGGGATTCGTTGACGTTAGAGGCCGTTCAGGACAGAAATGCTTTCCAGGAGAGGGTGGACGAAAAGAATCTCCCCGAAAAGGAAGAAGATGAAAGCTTTCCTACACAGAGCTTCTCTCCGGTCCGAAAAATCCAGAGGAGGGTCAGAGTTTATAAGCGCAAAAGACGGAAACTGGACGCAAACGTTGAACATGAAAACCTGAGAGACGTTTCAGACTCTTTACTGAATCTGTGGAAGCTTTTCCAGTCCAGTGACGACATGGATGTGGAGTTTCATGGATTTCCAGACTAAgaaatatcaaataaataaaagggatGAACGAGACTTTTTGTGACATAGACTAAACAGGCTGTTAGATTTCTCGTCATGCAAATTAAAAGAAGATGAAAAGATCTACACAggcacttttttgtttgtttttcatgaaatatgCTTTAGTTTTTCCCTGCTATTTGATGAAAGGCAGCTAGTGGTGTCCTTCAACATCTTGTTACAGAGAATTGTAAAGTTAAAATGTTACATCACAGCATTGGTGTTTTACAGGAAAATGTAAacgcactttttttttttgcgaacCTTACTTGACGTCACCTTCATTTGATTTTAAACtcaacacacatacagtaacaGTATACAGCAACCTCTGTGTGGTATCACCTGAATGTCAAAAGAGTCAAAATTGTACCACCTCTCAATATTTCCATTATTTCTAAGTTAAAAAGTAATGTACAGACGGCTGCTCGGGTCAGTGTTTAGAAGGACTAAACACTGCAACTGCATTTAACAGAACCCAAAGAGTGGCTGCACTTCTCACTGCTCCTCAGATTCCTCTACCAGAGTCAGAGAAGATCTGGAGGCTTCAATTGCTGAAGCCAACGTAGACAACTTCAGTAATCTAAGTTCCAGTCCATCAGGCAGCTGCAAAAGCTTCGCCAGTCTAAACGTTCGATCGCTTATATTAGCCACTCTATTTCTCTGTAATAACATCAAAATCTCTACAAAGAAACATCCTGTGCGACAGCTACACTTAGACTTAATCTGTGAGACAAGTAGGAAGAAGGAAAAGTCTAATTTTGATGCTGGACTAAGTGTTTATCGCAGTAGCTTTGTGTCAGCCGGCCCTCATACGCCCTGTGAGGCCTCCTGCGTCTGCGCCAGCGTGTGGTATTTTCCCCAAAATAACCCGCTGGGAGTCAATCGGGTCCATTTCTAAAATGTTTTCCGACATTTATCAGGcttatttaagtgttttttgtAAGGCTTCGTCCTGTAGTTTTCTATAAAACAACaagcaaatgtgttttttgatgGATGTCctccatagaggttgatgttatGAAGTCATGAAACTCAGATTTCCATTGATAACTCCTgtaccaagtctgaagcagctgatggtgaaattagttttcagtcattttaggaTGACCTCTGCAGCCGTGATTAGTGGTcctgtctgtgtaggttctcattcatccaggtcatggttatccaaagtattttaaataaatccactggactttaagaaagttccttgaagacgtttcatctctcatccaagaggcttcttcagttctggtggtagttggtgttgcctcagcttttaaacctctgtgaggtgtgtccagggctattattccaacgaccgataccaaaactcatctgactactcaacgatggtcgttgtatcggtgggggtcgttgaaatgcacagatgtcactgagccctcatgtgctaatggtggtcattagcatgagtctgctgagtagttcttttggggagttttgaaaggacctgattgtaaattggcgaaagatgatgtcgcagaccaccccccccccattcagagatggcttctctactttgacatggatggcttctttcactcctctctcaaaccatctgtcctccctgtccaaaatctgaacattggtgtcctgaaacgagtgtccttcttccttaaggtgaaggaagactgccgaatcctgtcctgaggaattGGCTCTCCTGTGTTTGCCTggtgaccagacagcctttatattgtgtattacaaatacacataaagtcagtctggaactgctccattgaaccaaatctagcccagaggcagGACTActgatcacagcttgaattggagagagccaatcagcgtaacacatgtgtgacgcaatcactaagcgacctaacaattgcctttccgccatgatgttttgtagttttaacagcttccttcgccgtacaggggtcctgaggaaaatctaagctctccctttcaacagtggagggcagcattacgcattctatcgtacagcctgccggaattaaaagaaaagctttaagagctgcttcttgttgaggttttagggacaaattcagcccgtgcaaaacagaggaaagcgcacgagagaaacctcgctctgttgcggtcgccattttgtttgtatgcgggaggtgcacaggtgttagatgggtaatctcggccctgaagatgacgcatcgttaactcccgcctctggtgctctgattggttcggtctgatctgatcggagcttgaaaacctgtcaaaatgtgtcaatggaggagggctagaccgtattcccgtatatcccttataacgggaatacagtctagctaaggtAGGCTactcctgtgttgagccatgcaCTTGTTACGTGGCTGTTTttagtggtactatggctccttctatacctcctgattactgctcaTACTGTTTCCACTTATTTTTAGTTGCTCGCTGATCTTCTCCTGTGTCCTTTGTCAGTTTCTCTCTTCAATTCTTGTCTATGATGTAAGCATgcagatagatttttttttatcagttattaGTTTAATTTGAGGGATTACAGGTGTTTTGTTTCACTGAAATTCTACTTTGGGGCTTGAATTTTCATTATAGTCATCTTAAAGTATTTTTGAGTGTTAAAAAAGGAAATGATCCACAGTTTAAGATgaaattttgacatttaagtgatatcgCGCGTGATGTAGTTTACTGTAAAATGGCTAAAGTGCAATACTCTTGCAGTTATCCTCCAACATAGCCTTTTTTCTTCAGTtctagacagatttgtgaaggcttttttgtatttttttaaacctaaAGTTTATTTTCACTGTGCAGGCTTTTAGTCTGAATAGTGAAGGTTAAAGAGCAGCAAATGGAATAAAACGAGGCAGCTTCAGCCACAACAGTAACCTTTAGAGAGATGACGCAGAACCCTTCAAACACAGGGAACGGCTTGAATCTGTGCTGTATTAATCAAATACACGCGCCCGTTGTGTTCGTGATGAATGTGTGGCATTATACGTGACATTTTAGGATTCTTCCTAAGTGCACTTTTTATGACCTGCCTTCACGTGTctcttcttatttatttatttccctctgATGCATTAGCTCGGCTTCCCCCCGTTCCCTGCATTTAGTGCATTAGCACAGTGCCCATGTTCTACCTCGCTGCTCTCAAATGGGCGCTCAGGGTCAAATGGGAGCTTTTGTGCCACCGGCATTAAGAAAATGAGCAACAGTGTGTTCTGAGCTACAGAGCAGTACGGAAAATGAAAAGGATGAAGAGCAGCTgaaccctgctgctgctgcggttTATCAGCAACGTGCACAAACTGTACCTTCCTCCAGCATATTATAAAAGCAGATTTTAGCTTGTTGCTTGCACTAGTATGCCAGAATTCACTTCAGTGTTGACTAATATGCTGATATTCTGTCGCCAGTGCACAGTTTGTCCACCAGAGGGCactgaaaagtttatttttcaccTTCAGGTAAGCCCACAATTCCTCATATCTGTctcaaattttgatttataatGAT from the Acanthochromis polyacanthus isolate Apoly-LR-REF ecotype Palm Island chromosome 12, KAUST_Apoly_ChrSc, whole genome shotgun sequence genome contains:
- the dbf4 gene encoding protein DBF4 homolog A, which translates into the protein MKENKMKPKRTQKPTAPKWEGKGGNTGDKTTLSHAKQTSLVSSAAKVRPFAGKVFYLDLPSNRIAERLEADIKDLGGTVEKFFSKEIRYLVSNKREARYVHCLTHDSPVPSPDSGQSSPHPPSNPQRPGSHGDGKSRSQGQTEAFVTSRGKSLVERVVKGQERVQMNKMLSNALDWGVKVLYINDVLTYVQKKKRIISRQIPAAAAVKRTAKAESASKRAFQKIKGGRICKPFIKVEDSSRHYRPIHLTMPNMPEFNLRTVAPCSPFCANEKDPPGNKRRGQRGVKASGSEEKAHGRKKNRDKKRGGYCECCMIKYDSLTMHLHSERHKAFSRSDKYSVVDRLISSLPCDFIHFQTKVKRPKCSVSSAIIIPGPCGRPDFRQEGDVETVDGDEGSYSEHNLKVRSTADSSALIHGDGIRRKCSTYSNRSKHKSLARKRPCRQNSLTSYTEKAELTQISEVQSETSHYFPSRVPQTEQVNHISHRNTSSSTSPLHNMDIHSERNLSGKRNVPEDPDTNRDSLTLEAVQDRNAFQERVDEKNLPEKEEDESFPTQSFSPVRKIQRRVRVYKRKRRKLDANVEHENLRDVSDSLLNLWKLFQSSDDMDVEFHGFPD